A region of the Myxococcus stipitatus DSM 14675 genome:
GGGCGTCGTCGAAGTCGGCGCTCTCCGCGCTCAGGGCAATCATCTCCACCGCCGTCTCGAGGAACCGGGCGATGGCCTCACTCAGCGGCACGAAGCCAGGCTTCAGCTCGGGGATGACCCGGCACAGGTCCAGCACCTCATGGAAGGACGCCAACAGGGACAACCCGCTCCGCCCCTCGGTCTGCCCCGCCATCCCCCGCGCGAGTCGCTGGTCCATCGCCGCCACCAGCCCACGAGCGACGCCCAACAAAGGGGCGCGGTTCTGCGCGTGCCGAGGCCCTGGCACCAGCTTGGACATCAGCCCCCGAGCGGAGGTGGACGCCAGGGAGGGCTGCCAGCTGCGCGAGAGCGCGTCGACCACGGCGGCCTCGTCCGTGATGCCCAACTCATGGGCCTCCCGCTCCTGGCTGCCTCCCAGCTCCTGACGAACCTTGGTGATGACCTCGTCGAACGTGCGCTGCTCCAACCGGACGATTTCGAGCTGCGCGCGCTCCCTCGGGTCCACCACCGACTTGAGCAGTGCGTCCGTCTCGGCCGAGGGCGGCCCGCCGAGGAGGAAGAACCAGCGCAGCGCATCCAGGTCCTCCACGGAGGCTTCCAGCGGGCGCTCCGGTCGACGGTAGATCTGGTCTCGCACCACCGCCGCCTTCAGCGCCCACAGCGCCTTCACCACCGAGCGCTGCGAGAAGTACTTCGTCGGCACGTAGTCGGGCAGCTTGGAGACCTGCGCCGTCAAGGCGCGCTCCACCCCATCCGCCAACATCTCGACGCCCTCCAACACGGGCCCCGGCACCTTCACCCGGGCGACTGCGTCCTGGAGCAGGTCCAGCTGCTGGACCGACAACGGAGCGCGCAGGTCCGCCCGGGCCCCATGCGCGAAGCGCTGCAACATGGCGGCGCGGCTCTCCTTCCGAGCGAAGGACTTGGGCACGAAGGAGATGAAGCTCAGCCGGTCGGCGAAGGCCAACAGCAGCTCGGGAGAGCGGGCCAGCACCTCCGAGAGGTACCGGTTGCTCGTCATGACGACGCACTCGGTGCGCCCTGTCGTCACCCGCCGGCCGTGCTTGAGCTCGCGCTCGAACAGAACGTTGAGGATGGAGCGCAGCAACATGTCCCGGCCGTCGAAGATCTCATCGAGGAAGGCGTGCTGTGAGCCCAGCATGCCCTCGTCGGTGAGGTACTCGGTGCGCCCCGTCTCCGTCAGGACCTTGAAGTCCACCGGCCCCAACAGGTCCGTCTGCACGGTGGACTCGGCGAGCTGCTTGGAGAACAGCGAGGGCAGTCCCGTCTGCTCGTCGATGATGCGCCCCAGGACGGCGCTGGCGATGGCGCTCTTGGCCGTCCCTGGCGGCCCCACCACCAGCACATGCTCCCGACTCAGCAGCGCCAGCTCGAGCTGCGTGAAGAGCGTCTCTCTCTCCAGGTAGACATCCCGCAGCTCGTTGAAGAAATGGCGAAAGGCCCGAGCGGCGTGGAGGTACGGGGGCGGATGTGATTGCACGGACAATCCGTTAAGAGCGGGGTTGGCGGCATGCTACCCGCCGACCTTCCCTTATTTGAAGTGGACCGCGCACCCGGCATCCGAGCAGTTCCGTCCTGCAATCTTGAACCGGTAGCGGGCGATGGCCCCATAGAGGACGTCCGCGAGCTGGCGAAGCCCTGGGACGTAGTACACGTAGAGCAACCGGCCCAGGGGATGCCGGCCCAGGGCACGGACGATGGCCTCGGCCCCCTCCAGCACCCGTCCGTCCGCCTGCACCAGTTGCATCGCCTTCTCGCAGCGCTCCGGGCTGATTCCCGGAAAGGCCTCCAGCACGCCGTCGTCCCGGAAGGAGCGCAGCTCCGTCCCACGGCCGCCCAGCAGCCGCTTGAACTCCCGGGCCGCGCCGCTGCAGATGCGGCAGTGCCCGTCGTAGAGGAGTACGTCGTGTCCCGGCGGTGTCGTCATCAGCAGCGCCATCCGCATCACCTCCACCCTGGGTTCTATGTCAACGGGAGACGAGCGTGTCATGGAGATGTGCATGCACGGAGCGCCAGATGTCATGCTGCCGCTCGATGGGGTCCAGCAGCTTGAGTCCCACGGACGTCGCCGGTGAGCTGCCCTGGAAGGCGGAGTACTGACGCAGCCGGGTCCCCCCTGCCCCATCGTCCTCGAAGACAAAACGGTTGGTCCCTCTCAGCGGGTGACCGTCCATCGTCGTGATGTGCACCGTGTTCGTCGCGGGCTCCAACCGGAACGACACGGGCGCCCAGACCGGAGGCGGCCCCTTCTCCTCCAGGAAGACCTTGGCCCCTTCCGTCAGGGCACCGATGGAGGGCTTGAGGCTGATGCCGGCGGACTCGAACACCGCGCCAGGATTGCCCACGAAGTAGGCCCAGGCCGCCTCGGGAGCGACACCTGGAAGCGCGCTGGTGTAGTCCGTCAGCGAGGTGGGGGCACCCACGATGGGCGCGTTGGGCTCGAGCAGGCGCAGGTGCCCTCGTGCATAGGCATCCACGTATCGACCGCCCCCCATCACCATGCTCGCGGCGGCCGCTTCCGACTGGGCCAGCGTGAAGGCCCCCTGTCGCATCTGCTCCCGCACGCTGCCGGTAGGCCGCGGCGGAAAGGAGCCCCCCACCGCGAAGTCGAAATCGTTCGACGCCCCCGTCAGCGGTCCACGCTGGAGGCCCGGAACGGCTGCGGGGCTCCTCGCCCCCGACGGAGCCCCCTGGAAGACCTCCAGCGTGTCCGAGGCACGAGCCGGAGAGCGACTGACGAGTGCGCCTTCCGGAGGGGCTGCCGAGGAATCCGTCTCGACAAGCGCGGACGTGGACGAGGACAGCGGGGATGCGCCACGGGACATGCAAGCACCTCTCACGACACAGTGGAGCCCAAGCCCACTGCACCCTCGCGGCCAGCCCCGTTCCCTCTCCCATCAACCCCTTGCCGCCCCCCCAGGTCTCACCTCGCGTACGGACATCCCGGCGCGCGGAAGGTGAAGCCCTGAAGCCCGCAATGCAGAAGGGCCGGTCCCCCGCGTGAAGCGGAGCACCGGCCCTTCCTCTTCAGCACCTGGGCCTCACGGCCCCAGCACTACGACTGGCGGAACTCGGCGTCCACCACGTCGTCCTTCTTCGCGCCCGGCTGAGCCCCGGGAGCAGCACCCGGAGGCGGCTCGCCGCCAGCGCCCGGCGCGCCACCGGTCGCCTTGTACATCTCCTCGGCGGCCTTGTAGCTGGCGGCCTGGAGCTTATCGAGGGCGGCCTTGATGGCGGCCTTGTCCTGCCCCTCGCGGACCTTGTTCAGCTCGGCGACGGCCTCCTCGAGGGACTTCGCTACATCCGCGGAGAGCTTGTCCTTGTTCTCCTTGATGAGCTTCTCGGCCGCGTAGGACTGAGCCTCCGCCTGGTTCTTCATCTCCACCAGCTCGCGGCGCTCCTTGTCAGCCGCCTCGTTCGAGCGGGCGTCGGCGACCATCTTCTCCACCTCGTCCTTCGCCAGACCGGACGAGTGCGTGATGGTGACCTTCTGCTCCTTGCCCGTGGCCTTGTCCTTGGCGCTGACGTTGAGGATGCCGTTGGCGTCGAGGTCGAACGTCACCTCGATCTGCGGCACACCGCGCGGCGCCGGCGGCAGACCCGTCAGGTGGAAGCGACCCAGGCTCCGGTTGTCGTTGGCCATCTCGCGCTCGCCCTGGAGCACGTGGATCTCCACCTGCGACTGGCCATCCGTGGCCGTGGAGAACGTCTCCGACTTGCGCGTGGGGATGGTGGTGTTGCGCTCGATGAGCTTGGTCATCACCCCGCCCAACGTCTCGACGCCCAGGCTCAGCGGCGTCACGTCCAGCAGGAGGATGTCCTTGACCTCGCCGGAGAGCACACCGGCCTGCACCGCCGCGCCCACCGCGACGACCTCGTCCGGGTTCACCGAGCGGTTCGGCTCCTTGCCGAACAGCCGCGACACCGCCGCCTGCACCGCCGGAATGCGCGTGGTTCCGCCCACGAGCACGACCTCGTTGAGGTCCTTCAGGTCCACGCCCGAGTCCTTCAGGCACTTGCGGCACGGCTCCAGCGAGCGCTCGACGAGGTCGTCGATCATCGCCTCGAACTTCGCGCGCGTGAGCTTCAGGTTGAGGTGCTTGGGACCGGACGCGTCCGCCGTGAGGAACGGCAGGTTGATGTCCGTCTCCATCGCGCTCGACAGCTCGATCTTCGCCTTCTCCGCCGCCTCCTTCAGGCGCTGGAGGACCATCTTGTCCTTGCTGAGGTCGAGCCCGGTGTCCTTCTTGAACTCGGCGATCAGCCAATCCATGATCCGCTGGTCGATGTTGTCACCGCCCAGGTGCGTGTCGCCGTTGGTCGCGAGCACGTCGACCACGTTCTCACCCACCTCCAGGATGGAGATGTCGAACGTGCCGCCGCCGAAGTCATAGACGGCGATCTTCTCGTCCTTCTTCTTGTCCAGGCCGTACGCGAGCGCCGCCGCCGTCGGCTCGTTCACGATGCGCCGCACCGTGAGGCCCGCGATTTCACCCGCGTCCTTCGTGGCCTGGCGCTGGGCGTCGTTGAAGTACGCCGGGACGGTGATGACCGCCTCCGTCACCTTCTCACCGAGGTAGTTCTCCGCCGCCCGCTTCAGCTTCAGCAGCACCTGCGCGCTGATCTCCGGCGCGCTGAACTGCTTGCCGTCGAGCTCCACGCGCGCATCGCCGTTCGGTCCCCGGGCAACCTTGTAGGGGACCAGCTTGGCCTCCTCACCGACCTCGTCGGCCCGCCGACCCATGAAGCGCTTGATGGAGTAGATGGTGCGCTCGGGGTTGGTGATCGCCTGGCGCTTCGCCACCTGGCCGACCAGGCGCTCGCCGTCCTTCGTGAACGCGACCACCGAGGGCGTGATGCGGCTGCCTTCCTCGTTGACGATGACCTTGGGCTCGCGACCCTCCATGATCGCCACCACGCTGTTCGTGGTGCCCAGGTCGATCCCAATAATCTTGCCCACGGTTCGTATCCTCCGGAAATGACTGCGTTTTCTGCGAAAGCTCCTGATGTATGCCCAACGTAACCACCCCCCCCTTCATGTCAAACCGGGAGGTGTTGTCAGGCGCTCC
Encoded here:
- a CDS encoding AAA family ATPase translates to MQSHPPPYLHAARAFRHFFNELRDVYLERETLFTQLELALLSREHVLVVGPPGTAKSAIASAVLGRIIDEQTGLPSLFSKQLAESTVQTDLLGPVDFKVLTETGRTEYLTDEGMLGSQHAFLDEIFDGRDMLLRSILNVLFERELKHGRRVTTGRTECVVMTSNRYLSEVLARSPELLLAFADRLSFISFVPKSFARKESRAAMLQRFAHGARADLRAPLSVQQLDLLQDAVARVKVPGPVLEGVEMLADGVERALTAQVSKLPDYVPTKYFSQRSVVKALWALKAAVVRDQIYRRPERPLEASVEDLDALRWFFLLGGPPSAETDALLKSVVDPRERAQLEIVRLEQRTFDEVITKVRQELGGSQEREAHELGITDEAAVVDALSRSWQPSLASTSARGLMSKLVPGPRHAQNRAPLLGVARGLVAAMDQRLARGMAGQTEGRSGLSLLASFHEVLDLCRVIPELKPGFVPLSEAIARFLETAVEMIALSAESADFDDALKLEGLVGLADNLEEELSRSADLVGILVEGAPASVDRLRTAEAAVRKRVVGAVRRRATVAFQGATPKGRKEPLETLAADSRRLSQLEQSLMALDPSQPSFKQELLLPLGLAYAREVLSSTPFERIDQYGRAVQAVAENLRREGLPVDVVMGECHGIIDGRLQEHARRLGREDVGPPPATASVFSGDAYLFYRGTLSTKTPDGELAALQGLEGQLAFARSQAASTFFSEEARAAVAQVEFTFLQARVKYLRGWLTQLLTALPAPESLAERAEVERTVDRLVRSRFPLLALKEGELVRLRGVVALVAAIPGEVGTNAQRLEAQLHGIEEDFGRYSRQVLERRSAA
- a CDS encoding thiol-disulfide oxidoreductase DCC family protein, translating into MALLMTTPPGHDVLLYDGHCRICSGAAREFKRLLGGRGTELRSFRDDGVLEAFPGISPERCEKAMQLVQADGRVLEGAEAIVRALGRHPLGRLLYVYYVPGLRQLADVLYGAIARYRFKIAGRNCSDAGCAVHFK
- the dnaK gene encoding molecular chaperone DnaK, which encodes MGKIIGIDLGTTNSVVAIMEGREPKVIVNEEGSRITPSVVAFTKDGERLVGQVAKRQAITNPERTIYSIKRFMGRRADEVGEEAKLVPYKVARGPNGDARVELDGKQFSAPEISAQVLLKLKRAAENYLGEKVTEAVITVPAYFNDAQRQATKDAGEIAGLTVRRIVNEPTAAALAYGLDKKKDEKIAVYDFGGGTFDISILEVGENVVDVLATNGDTHLGGDNIDQRIMDWLIAEFKKDTGLDLSKDKMVLQRLKEAAEKAKIELSSAMETDINLPFLTADASGPKHLNLKLTRAKFEAMIDDLVERSLEPCRKCLKDSGVDLKDLNEVVLVGGTTRIPAVQAAVSRLFGKEPNRSVNPDEVVAVGAAVQAGVLSGEVKDILLLDVTPLSLGVETLGGVMTKLIERNTTIPTRKSETFSTATDGQSQVEIHVLQGEREMANDNRSLGRFHLTGLPPAPRGVPQIEVTFDLDANGILNVSAKDKATGKEQKVTITHSSGLAKDEVEKMVADARSNEAADKERRELVEMKNQAEAQSYAAEKLIKENKDKLSADVAKSLEEAVAELNKVREGQDKAAIKAALDKLQAASYKAAEEMYKATGGAPGAGGEPPPGAAPGAQPGAKKDDVVDAEFRQS